A window of Opitutus sp. ER46 contains these coding sequences:
- a CDS encoding SDR family oxidoreductase: MKTVVVITGASQGIGAAIARAFARAVPGVVLALVARNARKLGAVAKACGRLGAKAEVFPCDVTDAAAVAQLAVSVRRRLGPVDVLVNNAGKFVSAPFTTMTVAQFDEVLAANLRSTFLVSRAFVPAMVRRGRGDVFNMGSIAGLDAYRGGTGYSAAKFGVRGLSKVMRAELRDKGVRVCCVEPGATSSPSWAGSGVDPRRMMPADDVAQAFVGVYQLSRRTVVEEIVLRPQRGDV; encoded by the coding sequence ACCGGTGCCTCGCAGGGAATTGGCGCGGCGATCGCGCGGGCGTTTGCCCGCGCGGTGCCCGGCGTCGTGCTGGCGCTGGTCGCGCGGAATGCGCGCAAGCTCGGCGCGGTGGCGAAGGCGTGCGGGCGGCTGGGCGCGAAGGCGGAGGTGTTCCCGTGCGACGTGACCGATGCAGCCGCGGTGGCGCAGCTGGCGGTGAGCGTGCGGCGACGGCTCGGTCCGGTGGATGTCTTGGTCAACAACGCCGGCAAGTTTGTCTCGGCGCCGTTCACGACGATGACGGTGGCGCAGTTTGATGAGGTGCTCGCGGCGAACCTCCGGAGCACGTTCCTGGTGTCGCGCGCGTTCGTGCCGGCGATGGTGCGGCGCGGGCGGGGGGACGTCTTCAACATGGGTTCGATCGCCGGGCTCGACGCGTACCGCGGAGGCACCGGGTATTCAGCAGCGAAGTTCGGGGTGCGGGGCCTCAGCAAAGTGATGCGGGCGGAGTTGCGCGACAAAGGCGTGCGCGTCTGCTGCGTGGAACCGGGCGCGACCTCGTCGCCTTCCTGGGCGGGCAGCGGGGTGGATCCGCGACGGATGATGCCAGCGGACGATGTGGCGCAGGCGTTTGTGGGTGTTTACCAGCTGTCGCGGCGGACCGTCGTCGAGGAGATCGTGCTACGGCCGCAGCGAGGGGATGTGTGA
- a CDS encoding response regulator transcription factor: MPTTPTVPTAAPHPAATKPTKPHPMRVWIVEDHQLFCELLIDYLKAAAHVEVVGTSVDQAPLFRELGTREIDVVVLDLNLQGAGGMRVLEELGKLPKAPQVVILSATATEHSVNLAVRLGARAYIDKGASLNELLLAFEQIAQGGVYFSDLPRRVLIDLAARRGRVEEDKVTVRETEVLARLARGEAIKEVAGDIGVSKWAVYRIRNELRRKLELADDKELIEYALKIGLAEGPADHAP; encoded by the coding sequence ATGCCCACCACACCTACCGTGCCCACCGCCGCTCCCCACCCCGCCGCGACGAAGCCAACGAAGCCGCATCCGATGCGCGTCTGGATCGTTGAAGACCATCAGTTGTTTTGCGAATTGCTGATCGATTACCTGAAGGCGGCGGCGCACGTGGAGGTCGTGGGCACGAGCGTCGACCAGGCCCCGCTGTTTCGCGAACTCGGGACGCGGGAGATCGACGTCGTGGTGCTCGATCTGAATCTGCAGGGTGCGGGTGGCATGCGCGTGCTCGAGGAACTGGGCAAGCTGCCGAAGGCGCCACAGGTGGTGATCCTGAGCGCGACGGCCACGGAGCACTCGGTGAACCTGGCGGTGCGGCTGGGCGCGCGCGCCTACATCGACAAGGGGGCGTCGTTGAACGAACTCCTCCTGGCGTTTGAGCAGATCGCGCAGGGTGGGGTGTATTTCAGCGATCTGCCGCGTCGCGTGCTGATCGACCTCGCCGCCAGGCGGGGACGCGTGGAGGAAGACAAGGTGACGGTGCGCGAGACGGAGGTGCTGGCTCGGCTGGCGCGCGGGGAAGCGATCAAGGAAGTTGCGGGCGACATCGGGGTCTCGAAGTGGGCGGTGTACCGGATCCGCAACGAACTGCGCCGGAAGCTGGAACTCGCCGACGACAAGGAGCTGATTGAGTACGCGCTGAAAATCGGCCTGGCCGAGGGACCCGCTGATCACGCGCCCTGA
- a CDS encoding Ku protein yields MRPIWKGSISFGLVTIPISVFSATSSGEKISFKMLRRRDLSPIRYKRVAEVDGQEVSWDDIVKGYEYEKDKFVVFEEKDFDAVELASTETISIQDFVELDQIDPVFFHTPYYLEPMKGGAGAYALLRDVLTETGKVGIAKVTLRNREHLAAVKPDGSLLVMELMHFANEISPAEAIKVPAEQKLGAREKEMAKVLVNQMSTDWKPERYQDEYAAAVLKLVDQKIKAGGKELPGHKKRPAAATNVVDLVKVLQESLAATGKSAGKTAKAAKSTRKRTAHHHKAA; encoded by the coding sequence ATGAGACCAATCTGGAAGGGTTCCATCAGCTTTGGCTTGGTCACGATCCCGATCTCGGTCTTCTCGGCCACGTCGAGCGGCGAGAAGATTTCCTTCAAGATGCTGCGGCGTCGGGACCTAAGCCCCATCCGTTACAAGCGCGTGGCCGAGGTCGATGGCCAGGAAGTGTCATGGGACGACATCGTGAAGGGCTACGAGTACGAGAAGGACAAATTCGTGGTGTTTGAGGAGAAGGACTTCGATGCCGTCGAACTCGCCTCAACCGAGACGATCTCGATCCAGGACTTTGTGGAGCTCGACCAGATCGATCCCGTCTTCTTCCACACGCCTTACTATCTCGAACCAATGAAGGGCGGTGCCGGGGCTTATGCTTTGCTGCGCGACGTGCTCACCGAAACCGGCAAGGTGGGCATCGCCAAGGTTACGCTGCGCAACCGGGAGCACCTCGCAGCGGTCAAGCCCGACGGCTCGTTGCTCGTGATGGAGCTCATGCACTTCGCCAATGAGATTTCACCCGCCGAGGCCATCAAGGTCCCCGCCGAGCAGAAGCTCGGGGCACGCGAGAAGGAGATGGCCAAGGTGCTCGTCAACCAGATGAGCACCGATTGGAAGCCCGAGCGGTACCAGGACGAGTACGCCGCGGCGGTGCTGAAACTCGTCGACCAGAAGATCAAGGCCGGCGGCAAGGAACTGCCCGGCCACAAGAAACGACCCGCCGCGGCCACCAATGTCGTGGACCTCGTCAAGGTCCTGCAGGAGAGCCTTGCGGCCACCGGCAAGTCCGCGGGCAAGACCGCCAAAGCGGCCAAATCCACCCGGAAGCGCACCGCGCATCACCACAAGGCCGCGTGA
- a CDS encoding methyl-accepting chemotaxis protein, which yields MKTWSFSAKLTFFIVASVVIAVGITANMYSALRQVERSDAARAERVLVAKNAAYQILESVVNLQTGVQATLRLKDPDEIEKLVESFKKQATTTRSLITSTTGLPPSTGERFTALVDTYQKALDQFLLGENSAAYEVMIDQAPGRFEALLAVVREHSANVEKAAAAEGVAADKALARLLTITLCICGVVIAGFVMYGWIFRRTTTRHLTNLAQSLSEASTQVSSAAAQVSQASQALAQGSTEQASSIEETSASLEEMSGMTKRNSENATNANQFATQARQSADASATDIQAMNSAMNDIKGSSDDIAKIIKTIDEIAFQTNILALNAAVEAARAGEAGAGFAVVAEEVRNLAQRSAQAARETAAKIEGAISKTAQGVQISGKVATSLGEIVDKVRRVDTLVSEVATASLEQSQGVQQINGAVGQMDKVVQSNAAAAEETASAAQQLSAQAAMLMSSVSDLRRLIGGSAAGENEAPADSVAAKPAGSPARPPVTAPKAPRLRAKAEKPIPARNGHGEHHGLTFEDM from the coding sequence ATGAAAACCTGGAGCTTCAGCGCCAAACTCACCTTCTTCATCGTCGCGTCCGTCGTCATCGCCGTGGGCATCACCGCCAACATGTACTCGGCGTTGCGGCAGGTGGAGCGGTCCGACGCCGCGCGCGCCGAGCGTGTCCTGGTGGCCAAGAACGCCGCGTATCAGATACTCGAATCCGTGGTGAATCTCCAGACCGGGGTGCAGGCCACGTTGCGCCTCAAGGACCCCGACGAGATCGAGAAGCTCGTGGAAAGCTTCAAGAAGCAGGCGACGACAACCCGCAGCCTGATCACCTCCACGACTGGACTGCCGCCGTCGACGGGTGAGCGTTTCACCGCGTTGGTGGACACGTATCAAAAGGCTTTGGACCAGTTCCTTCTCGGCGAGAACAGCGCGGCGTACGAAGTGATGATCGACCAGGCTCCCGGGCGCTTTGAGGCGCTGCTGGCGGTGGTGCGTGAGCATAGCGCGAACGTCGAGAAGGCGGCCGCCGCCGAAGGCGTCGCGGCGGACAAAGCCCTTGCGCGCCTGCTGACGATCACTCTTTGCATCTGTGGCGTCGTGATCGCGGGCTTCGTCATGTACGGCTGGATCTTCCGCCGGACCACCACCCGGCACCTGACCAATCTGGCGCAAAGCCTCTCCGAGGCGTCCACCCAGGTCTCCTCGGCCGCGGCCCAGGTTTCGCAGGCCAGCCAGGCGCTGGCGCAGGGCTCCACCGAGCAGGCCTCCTCCATCGAGGAGACCAGTGCGTCGCTCGAGGAGATGTCGGGCATGACGAAGCGCAATTCCGAGAACGCCACCAACGCCAACCAGTTTGCGACCCAGGCGCGGCAGTCGGCGGACGCCAGCGCGACGGATATTCAGGCCATGAACTCCGCGATGAATGACATCAAGGGGTCCAGCGACGACATCGCGAAGATCATCAAGACGATCGATGAGATCGCGTTCCAGACCAACATTCTCGCGCTCAACGCGGCCGTCGAAGCCGCCCGCGCCGGCGAGGCGGGCGCGGGTTTCGCCGTCGTGGCCGAAGAGGTGCGCAACCTGGCGCAACGTTCCGCGCAGGCGGCCCGTGAAACTGCCGCCAAGATTGAAGGCGCCATTTCCAAGACCGCCCAGGGCGTACAGATCAGCGGCAAGGTGGCGACCAGCCTCGGCGAGATCGTCGACAAGGTGCGTCGCGTCGACACCCTCGTCAGCGAAGTGGCGACCGCCAGCCTCGAGCAGAGCCAGGGCGTCCAGCAGATCAACGGCGCCGTTGGGCAGATGGACAAAGTCGTTCAGAGCAATGCCGCCGCCGCCGAGGAAACGGCGAGCGCCGCGCAGCAGCTCAGCGCCCAGGCTGCGATGCTGATGAGCTCGGTGTCCGACCTCCGGCGGTTGATCGGTGGCAGCGCCGCGGGCGAAAACGAGGCGCCGGCCGACAGTGTCGCGGCCAAGCCGGCAGGCAGCCCGGCGCGTCCCCCGGTCACGGCCCCGAAAGCGCCGCGACTCCGCGCCAAGGCCGAGAAGCCCATCCCCGCTCGCAACGGCCACGGCGAGCATCACGGCCTCACGTTTGAGGACATGTGA
- a CDS encoding DTW domain-containing protein: MRGGLSQHAARCPRCALPLRWCVCPAHREVTCPLAVDVLACPREHFRPSSTGNLIVRVLPEARQHLWYPDRPPTAAEVCRPGREVWLLHPSGEPAPAAARAQDVQVVLLDGAWSEASGMVRAVRGWGRLVSLPMQGESRYWLRAQADAHRFSTVEALLFVLRHFGLEPEAEALRLQFELHVYASLRARGAKAQARDFLAGSPIAATFAELIASLDVSRPR, encoded by the coding sequence ATGCGTGGAGGCTTATCCCAACATGCGGCCCGCTGCCCCCGCTGCGCGCTGCCGCTCCGCTGGTGCGTGTGTCCCGCGCACCGGGAGGTGACGTGTCCGCTGGCCGTCGACGTCCTGGCGTGTCCCCGCGAGCACTTCCGGCCGAGCAGCACGGGCAACCTGATCGTGCGGGTCCTGCCGGAGGCGCGGCAGCATCTTTGGTATCCGGACCGGCCGCCCACGGCGGCGGAGGTATGTCGCCCGGGCCGCGAGGTCTGGCTGTTGCATCCGTCGGGCGAGCCGGCACCGGCGGCGGCGCGCGCGCAGGATGTGCAGGTGGTGCTGCTGGACGGCGCCTGGAGCGAGGCCTCGGGGATGGTGCGGGCGGTGCGGGGGTGGGGCCGGCTTGTGAGCCTGCCGATGCAGGGGGAGAGCCGGTACTGGTTGCGCGCGCAGGCGGATGCGCACCGTTTTTCCACGGTGGAGGCGCTGCTGTTCGTGCTGCGGCATTTCGGGTTGGAGCCGGAGGCCGAGGCCTTGCGGCTGCAGTTCGAACTGCACGTGTATGCGAGCCTGCGGGCGCGCGGTGCGAAGGCGCAGGCCCGGGACTTTCTGGCGGGTTCACCGATCGCCGCGACGTTTGCGGAGCTCATCGCGAGCCTCGATGTGTCGAGACCGCGGTGA
- a CDS encoding HDOD domain-containing protein, whose amino-acid sequence MFVLPPPTRDTILEIARRLPPAATILTSVCELLHDINTDLDQLADQIRLDAVLAARVVRVANSVVYGGRGSVSSVEDALGRVGFSEVVRLVGTASVSRIVERDLNCYHLKSAVLRESLLMHGIASEVLAEMTGVDRNAAYVAGLMRGIGPMVLDRYAADKMDVTLTYDPGTFETYREWEDARFSITGVRATTMALDDWRFPDDTVRAIDSHLDAPQGEDEVDRFACLLNVAGAIAVDNGTALPGEVRYWTVSPEKLALLNLTDDHYSDAVRHAADRFAQQKQAL is encoded by the coding sequence ATGTTCGTCCTTCCTCCTCCGACTCGCGACACGATCCTTGAGATTGCACGCCGCCTGCCGCCTGCTGCCACCATCCTGACCAGCGTCTGTGAGCTGCTGCACGACATCAACACGGACCTCGATCAACTCGCCGACCAGATCCGCCTCGATGCCGTCCTCGCCGCCCGCGTGGTCCGCGTCGCCAACAGCGTGGTCTACGGCGGACGCGGCAGCGTCTCGTCCGTCGAGGACGCCCTCGGCCGCGTGGGCTTCTCCGAAGTGGTGCGCCTCGTCGGCACGGCATCCGTCAGCCGCATAGTCGAGCGCGATCTCAACTGCTATCACCTGAAGTCCGCCGTGCTCCGCGAGTCGCTGCTCATGCACGGCATCGCCTCCGAGGTGCTCGCCGAAATGACCGGCGTCGATCGGAACGCCGCCTACGTGGCCGGCCTCATGCGCGGCATCGGTCCCATGGTGCTCGACCGCTATGCGGCCGACAAGATGGACGTCACCCTGACCTACGATCCCGGCACCTTCGAGACGTACCGCGAGTGGGAGGACGCCCGTTTCAGCATCACCGGCGTGCGCGCCACGACCATGGCGCTCGATGACTGGCGCTTCCCCGACGACACCGTGCGGGCCATCGACTCGCATCTCGATGCGCCGCAAGGCGAGGACGAGGTGGACCGTTTTGCCTGCCTGCTGAATGTCGCTGGCGCCATCGCCGTGGACAACGGCACCGCGCTACCAGGTGAAGTGCGGTATTGGACCGTGTCGCCCGAGAAGCTCGCGTTGCTCAATCTCACCGACGACCACTACTCGGATGCGGTCCGGCACGCCGCCGACCGCTTTGCCCAACAGAAGCAGGCGCTCTAG
- a CDS encoding TonB-dependent receptor: MNDTSSLLVRLARRLLSTAVLSTALAPAYAQTKADAEAAIPLDRYVLSASRTPQDARYTPSAVTVVSMVDLRTAQVTSLATALSMQPGVVVAMTGAPGGQASVLMRGANSDQTLFLVDGVRMNDRSAAYLNFLGGADIEGIDRLEVLRGPQSTLYGSSAMGGVIRIDTERGSGAAHGSLAATAGSFGTFGGTAAVKGAADGLRYSASFGRFVTDNDLANNDLRRWTGATRLEYVASPVLLVGGTFRAVSIDREEPGSRVFPSIGTTQSGNTLGTVFAEAHVADEFTSRLTLALHRRQYTWRSGSYYAPQSNRREIVDWQNTWSPIQPVEIVAGVNAENSRFIVEGRSDEDRLSAGYVSATVRPTSSVTVTGGVRYDDFKSVGGATTGRVGLAWLPRAGTKLHATYGTGFNAPGTSDRYGVPSWGQIANPNLVPEKSRGWDAGIEQELGPVTVDVTFFHNRFRNLFEWEYVNYVTWEGMTVNRARATTQGVEVATQVRLCKAAKLRANYTYLDAQDDSSGARLTRRPRHTADAELQVRVSQPCTVGAGLHAVGDNINGTMPFAGYTTARAFVSYAVRENLLLKLRVENALDREFEEVYGYPALPRAAYGTVEWRF; this comes from the coding sequence GTGAACGACACCTCCTCGTTGCTGGTGCGCTTGGCGCGCCGGCTTCTCTCCACTGCCGTGCTCAGCACGGCCCTGGCTCCTGCGTACGCGCAGACCAAGGCTGATGCCGAAGCGGCGATTCCGCTCGACCGCTATGTGCTGTCGGCCTCCCGCACGCCGCAGGACGCCCGTTACACGCCCAGCGCGGTGACGGTCGTCAGCATGGTCGACCTGCGCACGGCGCAGGTCACGAGCCTCGCCACGGCTCTCAGCATGCAGCCCGGCGTGGTCGTGGCCATGACCGGCGCGCCCGGCGGCCAGGCCAGCGTGCTCATGCGCGGCGCCAACTCCGACCAGACGCTGTTCCTCGTGGATGGTGTGCGCATGAACGACCGCTCTGCGGCCTACCTCAATTTCCTCGGCGGCGCCGACATCGAGGGTATCGACCGCCTCGAGGTCCTGCGCGGCCCGCAAAGCACGCTCTACGGCAGCTCCGCGATGGGCGGGGTGATCCGGATCGACACCGAGCGCGGCTCCGGTGCGGCGCACGGTTCGCTCGCCGCCACCGCCGGCTCGTTCGGCACGTTCGGCGGCACGGCGGCGGTCAAGGGCGCGGCGGACGGCCTGCGCTACAGCGCGTCGTTTGGCCGGTTCGTCACCGACAACGACCTCGCAAACAATGACCTCCGCCGCTGGACCGGCGCGACCCGGCTCGAGTACGTCGCCAGCCCGGTGCTGCTGGTGGGCGGCACGTTCCGCGCGGTCTCGATCGACCGCGAGGAACCGGGTTCCCGCGTGTTCCCCTCCATCGGCACCACCCAGTCGGGCAACACGCTCGGCACGGTGTTCGCTGAGGCGCATGTGGCGGACGAGTTTACCTCCCGCCTGACCCTGGCACTGCATCGCCGCCAGTACACGTGGCGCAGCGGCAGCTACTACGCGCCGCAGTCAAACCGCCGCGAGATTGTCGACTGGCAGAACACCTGGTCGCCGATCCAGCCGGTCGAGATTGTCGCCGGCGTGAACGCCGAGAACTCCCGCTTCATCGTCGAGGGCCGCAGCGACGAGGATCGGCTTTCCGCCGGCTACGTCTCGGCCACGGTTCGTCCGACCAGCAGCGTCACCGTCACGGGCGGCGTGCGCTACGATGACTTCAAGTCGGTCGGCGGTGCCACGACTGGCCGCGTCGGCCTGGCTTGGCTGCCCCGCGCGGGCACAAAGCTTCACGCGACCTACGGCACTGGCTTCAACGCGCCCGGCACCAGCGACCGCTATGGCGTGCCGAGCTGGGGGCAGATCGCGAACCCGAACCTCGTGCCGGAGAAGTCGCGCGGCTGGGACGCCGGCATCGAGCAGGAACTCGGGCCCGTGACGGTGGACGTGACCTTTTTCCACAACCGCTTCCGCAACCTCTTCGAATGGGAGTATGTGAACTACGTCACGTGGGAGGGCATGACCGTGAACCGCGCGCGCGCCACGACGCAGGGTGTCGAGGTGGCGACGCAGGTCCGACTCTGCAAGGCGGCCAAGCTGCGGGCGAACTACACGTACCTCGATGCGCAGGATGACAGCTCGGGCGCGCGGCTCACGCGCCGGCCCCGGCACACTGCGGATGCCGAACTGCAGGTTCGGGTCAGCCAGCCCTGCACGGTCGGCGCCGGGCTCCACGCCGTCGGCGACAATATCAACGGCACGATGCCGTTTGCCGGCTACACGACGGCGCGCGCGTTTGTCAGCTACGCGGTCCGCGAGAACCTGCTCCTGAAGCTCCGCGTCGAGAACGCCCTCGATCGCGAGTTCGAGGAAGTTTACGGGTACCCGGCCCTGCCGCGCGCGGCGTACGGCACCGTCGAGTGGCGCTTCTGA
- a CDS encoding ABC transporter substrate-binding protein, producing the protein MRTARLFALLLLTAMLAAIRLPAAPAVRVVSQTVGADELLLAIAAPDQIAALSHLAQDPMFSAVAEEAKRYPRLDRGDAETVLRYQPTLVLAANYSRIELVEQVRRAGVRVLVFENHNSLEDAYANLLLLARELGPEAMGRAERIIADGRRRVTALEEKLRGVPPVRVISPSVYGVIPGAETTFQDICDHAGAVNLAATLGHLRGHAAPPSEQMLTWPVDKVVVAGTARETALAPFLSLPPYKSMAAVRAHRVALIEPHMISTVTHHRVDAYERLARELHPELFR; encoded by the coding sequence ATGCGCACCGCCCGCCTCTTCGCCCTCCTGCTGCTCACCGCCATGCTGGCGGCGATCCGCCTTCCGGCGGCGCCGGCGGTGCGCGTCGTTTCGCAGACGGTCGGCGCGGACGAACTCCTGCTGGCGATTGCCGCGCCGGATCAGATCGCCGCGCTGAGCCACCTGGCGCAGGACCCAATGTTCAGTGCGGTGGCGGAGGAGGCAAAACGCTATCCGCGGCTGGATCGCGGCGACGCCGAGACCGTGCTGCGCTACCAGCCCACCCTTGTGCTCGCGGCGAACTACAGCCGCATCGAGCTCGTCGAGCAGGTGCGGCGGGCGGGGGTGAGAGTGCTGGTGTTCGAAAACCACAACTCGCTCGAGGACGCGTACGCCAACCTGCTCCTCCTCGCCCGTGAGCTTGGGCCCGAGGCGATGGGGCGCGCCGAACGCATCATCGCCGACGGCCGGCGCCGCGTAACGGCGCTCGAAGAGAAGCTGCGCGGCGTGCCCCCGGTGCGGGTCATCTCGCCCTCGGTTTACGGGGTGATCCCCGGGGCGGAGACGACGTTCCAGGACATCTGCGACCATGCCGGGGCGGTGAATCTCGCCGCCACGCTCGGCCACCTGCGCGGCCACGCGGCGCCGCCATCGGAGCAGATGCTGACGTGGCCGGTGGACAAAGTCGTCGTCGCCGGCACCGCGCGGGAGACGGCGCTCGCGCCGTTCCTCTCGCTGCCGCCGTACAAATCCATGGCGGCGGTACGCGCACACCGCGTGGCGCTGATCGAGCCGCACATGATCAGCACGGTGACGCATCACCGCGTGGACGCGTACGAGCGGCTCGCCCGCGAGTTGCACCCGGAACTGTTCCGATGA
- a CDS encoding iron ABC transporter permease codes for MSAAAAATTNAKDQSGRLAWLIALAALIVLAAVSLGVGDVRLGPGRILAGLMHEDELAATVIWSIRLPRLLVAMAVGAGLSASGLVMQAYFRNSLASPGLLGVSSGGAAGAVVAIGAGWATLSLFVVPVCAIIGSFAATAAVLVLARRGAGTERLLLAGIALNALLGAVTSYVLTNFTMTYERNAQILFWLLGGLEDRTWEHVAMAAPILVAAVFLWPMGRAMDLFSLGAAEAQSLGVDVNALNRRLIFLSTIMTALATATAGTVGFVGLIVPHLLRLLVGPEHRRLVPLSLIGGAAFLLACDLIGRSAGGLRVGIVTALVGGPFFLWLLRRQP; via the coding sequence ATGAGCGCCGCTGCCGCCGCCACCACGAACGCGAAGGACCAGTCAGGCCGGCTGGCCTGGCTGATCGCACTCGCCGCACTCATCGTGTTGGCGGCCGTCTCGCTCGGTGTGGGCGACGTGCGGCTCGGGCCCGGCCGCATCCTGGCGGGGTTGATGCACGAGGACGAACTTGCGGCGACCGTCATCTGGAGTATCCGGCTGCCGCGATTGCTCGTGGCGATGGCGGTGGGCGCGGGACTCTCGGCCAGCGGCCTGGTGATGCAGGCGTATTTTCGCAACAGCCTCGCCAGTCCCGGCCTGCTCGGCGTGAGCAGCGGCGGCGCGGCGGGCGCGGTCGTCGCGATCGGCGCCGGCTGGGCGACGCTGTCGCTCTTTGTCGTGCCGGTGTGCGCGATCATCGGCTCGTTCGCCGCCACGGCGGCGGTGCTCGTGCTGGCCCGGCGCGGCGCGGGCACCGAGCGACTCCTGCTGGCGGGCATCGCGCTGAACGCCCTGCTCGGCGCGGTGACAAGCTACGTGCTCACGAACTTCACGATGACCTACGAGCGCAATGCCCAGATTCTGTTCTGGCTGCTGGGCGGGCTCGAAGATCGCACCTGGGAGCACGTGGCCATGGCGGCGCCAATCCTGGTCGCCGCGGTGTTCCTGTGGCCGATGGGCCGCGCGATGGACCTCTTCAGCCTCGGCGCGGCGGAGGCGCAGAGCCTCGGGGTGGACGTCAACGCGCTGAACCGCCGGCTCATTTTCCTTTCGACGATCATGACGGCGCTCGCGACAGCAACGGCCGGCACCGTGGGCTTTGTCGGGCTGATCGTGCCGCATCTCCTTCGCCTGCTGGTCGGGCCCGAGCATCGACGGCTCGTCCCGTTGTCTCTCATCGGCGGCGCGGCCTTCCTGCTCGCCTGCGACCTGATCGGCCGTTCCGCCGGCGGGCTGCGCGTCGGCATCGTCACCGCCCTCGTCGGCGGCCCCTTCTTCCTCTGGCTCCTTCGCCGCCAACCATGA